The genomic stretch ACTTTTGTTTTATGCTTGCGAATTTGGCGCTCAAGTTTATCAAGGACAAGGTCGACTGCGGCATATAAATCTGTATGCGTCTCTTCAGCACGTAATACAAGATCAGTCATTGGAATTGTAACTTCTATTTTTTGGTCGTTGTTGTATACTTTTAAGTTTACGTTTACATCAGCATTAGGTGTACCATCGAAATAGCGCTCTAACTTGCCGAGCTTTTTCTCTACATATTCCCTGATTGCTGGAGTTACCTCAATGTTTTCGCCACGAATGTTGTACATCATATTCGAACTCCTCCTTTAATCATTGCTATACCTCTATATTTCTACAATACCCGACACTTTCCCTTCTTAAACCTATATTTTTTTGAAAATTCAGCGAATAAATTTTCAAATTTAAGAAAGTGTATGTTGGAACTCAAAAAAAAGACCTTCTTCAAAGAGAAGAAGGCCTTATTTTTTCAATTTTTTATGCTTTCTATTCAGTTTCGCTTATCGTAAAAACTTCCATCGAATGTTTCATTTCCATACGGGTTAACATAACGATTAACATGCTGTTTTTTGGCCTTTGTTTTTTGAAGGTCCTCTTCAACACTTTTTTTCCATTTTAACAATGTTGAATCAATGATGGCATTCATGCTAACGATGATTTTCCCTCTCGAATCTTTTTGGCTTTCTTTCGACTGAACAAGCTCGTCAATATATTGACTTCGCTCTTGAAGCAAAGATTCCACTTTCGTAATCATATCCTCACGTTCTTCTGCCAGAAGCGGCTTTTGTACAACCCCATAGAGCTCAGCCGTCAAGTCATATAAGGAGTCCAGAGACGTCACGCTTGGCCACCTGAACCATGGGTTTG from Bacillus sp. 1780r2a1 encodes the following:
- the raiA gene encoding ribosome-associated translation inhibitor RaiA; the protein is MMYNIRGENIEVTPAIREYVEKKLGKLERYFDGTPNADVNVNLKVYNNDQKIEVTIPMTDLVLRAEETHTDLYAAVDLVLDKLERQIRKHKTKVNRKMREKGAEKYLFAALEGDSSVAVAAETDEEELELVRTKRFNLKPMDSEEAILQMNMLGHSFFVFTNADTNTTNVVYRRKDGRYGLIEPN
- a CDS encoding flagellar assembly protein FliT; this translates as MTSLDSLYDLTAELYGVVQKPLLAEEREDMITKVESLLQERSQYIDELVQSKESQKDSRGKIIVSMNAIIDSTLLKWKKSVEEDLQKTKAKKQHVNRYVNPYGNETFDGSFYDKRN